The Terriglobus tenax genome contains a region encoding:
- a CDS encoding glycoside hydrolase family 28 protein: MTDRRRFLQNTTLLAAAFPGAVRYAMAKETASHSKQPSRTASKLNPVHLNVRDFGAKGDGTTKDTLAFQQALDRCLVLGGGEVLVPAGEYLIGTISLHSNTTLRIEEGATLQGSPDLTDYPLSQVRWEGKWIKGYPGLIISVDAENITLTGKGKILGNTAIPGRVDRATGMRHPALLEFVNCKHVLVQDLYTRQNDMWSTHPVYCEDVTFRNVTVHGGADGIDVDSCRGVVIEGCDFDTGDDCISLKSGRGMEGNTIARPTENVRIANCTFRDHHWACIGIGSETSAGVRNVHVEHCKCLSAKTFAIYIKSRPGRGAFLENIVMNDLEVSGAQMGFLRLNILDSGKQDEFPVPGLDGIPTIRNFQFHNIRVTDMPVLVEAVNIHPEKPLDGFVLENITGTCSKGMSLANMRHVSLKNIAVTGFNGPLLSMVNVSGSGLQGAVALQPTKVPDPITAKETYVLR, encoded by the coding sequence ATGACTGATCGCCGCAGATTCCTGCAGAACACCACCTTACTGGCAGCGGCATTCCCCGGTGCTGTCCGGTATGCCATGGCGAAAGAAACCGCCAGCCACAGTAAGCAGCCTTCCAGAACAGCTAGCAAGCTGAACCCGGTTCATCTGAACGTTCGTGACTTCGGTGCCAAGGGCGATGGAACGACGAAAGACACGCTGGCCTTTCAGCAGGCACTGGACCGCTGCCTCGTTCTGGGCGGTGGTGAGGTTCTTGTTCCCGCCGGTGAGTACCTGATCGGCACCATTTCCCTGCACTCCAACACCACGCTGCGAATCGAGGAAGGCGCAACGCTTCAGGGATCTCCTGACCTTACCGATTATCCGCTGTCGCAGGTGCGCTGGGAGGGCAAGTGGATCAAGGGCTATCCCGGCCTGATCATCTCTGTCGATGCCGAGAACATCACTTTGACTGGCAAGGGAAAGATCCTGGGCAACACCGCCATTCCCGGGCGCGTCGACCGCGCCACCGGCATGCGTCATCCCGCGCTGCTGGAGTTTGTGAACTGCAAGCACGTGCTGGTACAGGACCTCTACACCAGGCAGAATGACATGTGGTCCACGCACCCGGTCTATTGCGAAGACGTGACCTTCCGCAACGTGACCGTGCATGGAGGCGCCGACGGCATTGATGTCGACTCGTGCCGCGGCGTGGTGATCGAAGGATGCGACTTCGACACCGGCGACGACTGTATCTCGCTCAAGTCGGGCCGTGGCATGGAGGGCAACACCATCGCTCGCCCCACGGAGAATGTCCGCATCGCCAACTGCACCTTCCGCGACCATCACTGGGCCTGCATCGGCATTGGCAGCGAGACCTCCGCCGGCGTGCGTAACGTGCACGTGGAGCACTGCAAGTGCCTTAGCGCAAAAACCTTCGCCATCTACATCAAGAGCAGACCCGGCCGCGGCGCATTTCTCGAGAACATCGTGATGAACGACCTCGAGGTCTCCGGCGCGCAGATGGGCTTCCTCCGTCTGAATATTCTCGACAGCGGTAAGCAGGATGAGTTCCCGGTGCCGGGGCTCGACGGCATTCCGACCATTCGCAACTTCCAGTTCCACAACATCCGCGTTACGGATATGCCAGTGCTGGTGGAAGCGGTGAATATCCATCCCGAAAAACCGCTGGATGGCTTTGTACTGGAAAACATCACGGGCACCTGCAGCAAGGGCATGTCGCTGGCCAATATGCGTCATGTCTCGCTGAAAAACATTGCAGTTACCGGGTTCAACGGCCCACTGCTGAGCATGGTCAACGTGAGCGGCAGCGGCCTGCAGGGTGCGGTGGCATTGCAGCCGACCAAAGTTCCGGACCCAATTACCGCAAAAGAGACGTACGTGTTGCGCTAG
- a CDS encoding sugar-binding domain-containing protein has translation MDRRSFLRNSTLASVASALKTEAVYSQPKEQPLLTTGARSVRYSEMELDVPDDGWRLWLDRKAEWKNDTIFLPQDVKLASLPVNAPTGGWAVLSTQQGLGVALPATAEQFFWGINGFFPYKDEYKFETTDDQVKNGAYYGVSWWWREISIPKAFAGKRILLHIRGARQRAEVYLNQKLVGYSIMEELPFECDLTEAAQPGQRNVLAVRITNPGGRLDWVDGNRLSWGGMEFQKSHGFGGIDRGMVLSAHGPVRIADSWALNTPEAKCIVAHAEVENSGRQGITGKVRFSVLAANGKQTLATIEVPASVEPGKTATLKSELTAKDAKIWDLDTPHVYTLRSEWIDGGKAAAVRDVDCGFRWITTDGVGKDAVIRLNGRRIRIYTSISWGFWALNGLFPSPDLAEKEVRVAKQFNLNALNFHRNLGKEDVLYVQDRMGLLRCLEPGGGSQGFVPASQGHQSARRYMEAKIRGMIRAFRSHPSVVHYIIQNETTLDPQSPDLAQLFHLMQAEDPSRTIVGNDGFVMRAPQAWSQPYSAEILKSKGKATEEGGAGGWWVDHTGHFSDVWQDTYYNSKTDFYYRSPVKAEIVEWGEMKGAASIDNHASVLREIRRHGGLSYDKLDHEEQLASYEKFLDRWGFRAAFPTAEKLFLSIGRRAYESWGQFMENVRICDENDMAAISGWESTAMENHSGLVDNFRDFKADPKAISNALRPVLPVAKQKRLVLATGEKAVFDTWLLNDSDKPVAGKLTLTLTSPDGVKTQVAQYDAPKFQRDQLSYLLEESVTTVPLTGAGTWVARFSGSEHPDVVHEVSLLVVDLAPASLKPLRVGAAQLSPQVEETLKKIAGITVEPFVEGGKYDVLIGSGGASDASKNLAVDAEGAYKPGSGPIKEFTLPEAMLAAVKAGTPLLAITPTDGQSIGVAKQLETLGAFKFHGVVGASRASWMGSWYFIRKHPLYDGMPVDQAMSIHYQVKGGGSNGWMVDGPSVEVPCAYARDHDRNIGAGTLAAKVGSTPVVLHRIVDMHPVLLQRFMANALAFLTTKGGAQQS, from the coding sequence ATGGATCGCCGTTCGTTTCTCCGTAACAGCACATTGGCCAGCGTCGCCTCAGCTCTGAAAACGGAAGCCGTGTATTCCCAGCCGAAGGAACAGCCGCTGCTGACAACGGGTGCGCGCAGCGTGCGTTATAGCGAGATGGAGCTGGATGTTCCTGATGATGGCTGGCGCCTGTGGCTGGATCGCAAGGCGGAGTGGAAGAACGATACGATCTTTCTGCCCCAGGATGTGAAGCTCGCCTCGTTACCCGTGAATGCTCCAACCGGGGGATGGGCGGTGCTCTCCACGCAGCAGGGGCTAGGTGTGGCCTTGCCGGCGACGGCGGAGCAGTTCTTCTGGGGCATCAACGGCTTTTTTCCTTACAAAGACGAGTACAAGTTTGAGACCACTGATGACCAGGTGAAGAATGGCGCGTACTACGGCGTCTCCTGGTGGTGGCGCGAGATTTCGATTCCCAAGGCCTTTGCCGGTAAGCGCATCCTGCTGCACATTCGCGGAGCTCGCCAGCGCGCCGAGGTCTACCTGAACCAGAAGCTGGTGGGCTACTCCATCATGGAGGAGCTGCCGTTTGAGTGTGACCTGACCGAGGCAGCGCAGCCGGGGCAGAGGAATGTGCTGGCTGTCCGCATTACCAATCCGGGCGGCCGTCTTGACTGGGTGGACGGCAACCGCCTGAGCTGGGGCGGTATGGAGTTCCAGAAGAGCCATGGCTTCGGCGGCATTGACCGCGGCATGGTGCTCAGCGCGCATGGTCCGGTCCGCATTGCCGACAGCTGGGCCTTGAATACGCCGGAGGCAAAGTGCATTGTGGCGCATGCCGAGGTGGAGAACAGCGGCAGGCAGGGCATCACGGGCAAGGTACGCTTCTCAGTGCTTGCGGCAAACGGGAAGCAGACTCTGGCTACGATCGAAGTGCCAGCCAGCGTTGAGCCTGGCAAGACGGCAACGCTGAAATCAGAGCTTACGGCGAAGGACGCGAAGATCTGGGACCTGGATACGCCGCATGTCTACACGCTTCGCTCGGAGTGGATTGACGGCGGCAAGGCCGCGGCAGTCCGTGACGTGGATTGCGGCTTTCGCTGGATTACGACGGATGGCGTTGGCAAGGATGCGGTCATCCGCCTGAACGGCCGGCGTATCCGCATCTATACCTCGATCTCGTGGGGCTTCTGGGCTCTGAATGGGCTGTTTCCATCACCAGACCTCGCGGAGAAGGAGGTGCGCGTCGCCAAGCAGTTCAACCTGAACGCACTGAACTTCCACCGGAACCTGGGCAAGGAAGATGTGCTGTACGTGCAGGATCGCATGGGACTGCTTCGCTGCCTGGAACCTGGCGGCGGCAGCCAGGGCTTCGTTCCGGCATCGCAGGGCCACCAGAGCGCGCGGCGCTACATGGAGGCCAAGATTCGCGGCATGATCCGCGCCTTCCGCAGCCACCCATCGGTGGTGCACTACATTATCCAGAACGAGACGACGCTTGATCCGCAGAGCCCCGACCTGGCACAGCTCTTCCACCTGATGCAGGCCGAGGACCCGAGCCGCACCATTGTGGGCAACGATGGCTTTGTGATGCGTGCACCGCAGGCGTGGAGCCAGCCCTACAGCGCGGAGATTCTGAAGTCCAAGGGGAAGGCGACGGAAGAGGGCGGGGCCGGCGGATGGTGGGTTGACCACACGGGCCACTTCTCCGATGTGTGGCAGGACACGTATTACAACTCGAAGACCGACTTCTATTACCGCTCGCCCGTGAAGGCTGAGATTGTGGAGTGGGGCGAAATGAAGGGCGCTGCGTCGATCGACAACCACGCGAGCGTGCTGCGTGAGATTCGCCGCCATGGCGGCCTGAGCTACGACAAGCTGGACCATGAGGAACAGCTTGCGAGCTATGAGAAATTCCTCGATCGCTGGGGCTTCCGTGCGGCTTTCCCGACGGCGGAGAAGCTCTTCCTCTCCATTGGCCGCCGTGCGTATGAGTCGTGGGGGCAGTTCATGGAGAACGTCCGCATCTGCGACGAGAATGACATGGCGGCGATCAGCGGCTGGGAGTCGACGGCCATGGAGAACCACTCAGGCCTGGTCGACAACTTCCGCGACTTCAAGGCAGACCCGAAGGCGATCTCGAACGCTCTGAGGCCGGTGCTGCCGGTGGCCAAGCAGAAGCGCCTTGTGCTGGCCACGGGCGAGAAGGCCGTCTTCGACACGTGGCTGCTGAACGATAGTGATAAACCCGTGGCTGGCAAGCTGACGCTTACCCTTACCAGTCCTGATGGTGTGAAGACCCAGGTGGCGCAGTACGATGCTCCGAAGTTCCAGCGGGACCAGCTCTCGTACCTGCTGGAGGAGAGCGTTACGACGGTTCCGCTGACCGGGGCTGGAACCTGGGTGGCACGCTTCTCCGGCAGCGAGCATCCGGATGTTGTGCACGAGGTTTCACTGCTGGTTGTCGACCTTGCGCCGGCCAGCCTGAAGCCGCTGCGTGTTGGCGCGGCGCAGTTGTCTCCCCAGGTGGAAGAGACGCTGAAGAAGATTGCCGGCATCACGGTAGAGCCGTTTGTGGAAGGCGGTAAGTACGACGTTCTGATCGGCTCCGGTGGCGCATCCGATGCCTCGAAGAATCTGGCTGTGGATGCCGAAGGTGCCTACAAGCCCGGCTCCGGTCCAATCAAGGAGTTCACCCTGCCGGAGGCAATGCTGGCTGCCGTCAAGGCGGGCACGCCTCTGCTGGCAATTACGCCGACAGACGGGCAGTCGATCGGTGTGGCGAAGCAGTTGGAGACACTGGGCGCCTTCAAGTTCCATGGAGTGGTTGGCGCCTCTCGCGCCTCGTGGATGGGGTCGTGGTATTTCATCCGCAAGCATCCTCTGTACGACGGCATGCCGGTGGACCAGGCCATGAGCATTCACTACCAGGTGAAGGGCGGGGGATCGAACGGTTGGATGGTCGATGGGCCGTCGGTGGAGGTGCCGTGCGCCTATGCACGCGATCATGATCGCAACATCGGAGCGGGCACGCTGGCTGCGAAGGTGGGCAGCACGCCGGTTGTGTTGCATCGCATTGTGGACATGCATCCGGTCCTGCTGCAGCGCTTCATGGCGAATGCTCTCGCGTTCCTGACAACCAAAGGAGGAGCACAACAGTCGTAG
- a CDS encoding LacI family DNA-binding transcriptional regulator: MAVSPKADAYQQKRSSRIKIQDVARMAQVSLSTVSGVLNEKDNIRPETRQRVLNVIEQLGYTPNIFASNLARRRTKLIGIIVSDLLNPFFAEIAKALDTQAREQGYETFLAATSFHPDQQYAAVQQMLALRVAGIAMMTSENDPEAYSLLKNSGTPAVYLDNSHSAPSIGTVRVDKRHGMFVAVQHLLELGHRRILLIKNSQQSPSEPPEPPMFSHMERQIGFEEALLQYNPKEMDVHIVDEAGEPAAAGLRAVQRALERYRFTAVVAINDLVALGAFRGLQAAGLSIPHDVSVVGFDNTYLCDFLHPPLTTVATPRTDLARSVLKMLNAYIDGKEQAHESMLSASIVLRESTAKPPVS; this comes from the coding sequence TTGGCAGTTTCACCGAAGGCAGACGCTTACCAGCAGAAGCGATCCAGCCGAATCAAAATTCAGGATGTCGCCCGCATGGCGCAGGTCTCGTTGAGCACCGTCTCCGGCGTGCTCAACGAGAAAGACAATATTCGTCCCGAGACGCGCCAGCGCGTTCTGAATGTGATTGAACAGCTTGGGTACACGCCGAATATCTTTGCCAGCAACCTGGCGCGGCGTCGTACCAAGCTGATCGGCATCATTGTCTCTGACCTTCTCAATCCGTTCTTTGCAGAGATTGCCAAGGCGCTCGATACCCAGGCGCGTGAGCAGGGGTACGAGACATTTCTGGCCGCTACCAGCTTTCACCCGGACCAGCAGTATGCTGCCGTGCAGCAGATGCTGGCGTTGCGTGTGGCCGGCATTGCCATGATGACCTCCGAAAACGATCCGGAAGCTTACTCACTGCTGAAGAACAGCGGCACACCAGCGGTCTATCTGGACAACAGCCACTCTGCTCCGTCTATCGGCACTGTCCGGGTCGACAAGCGGCACGGCATGTTTGTTGCCGTGCAGCACCTGCTGGAACTGGGGCACCGCCGCATCCTGCTGATCAAGAACTCGCAGCAAAGCCCCTCCGAGCCGCCTGAGCCGCCGATGTTCTCGCACATGGAACGGCAGATCGGCTTTGAAGAAGCGCTGCTGCAGTACAACCCCAAGGAGATGGATGTTCACATCGTCGACGAAGCGGGTGAGCCGGCCGCGGCGGGGTTGCGGGCGGTGCAGCGAGCGCTGGAACGCTATCGCTTCACGGCAGTGGTTGCCATCAACGACCTGGTCGCCCTGGGAGCCTTTCGCGGCTTGCAGGCAGCCGGGCTGTCGATTCCACACGATGTTTCCGTCGTAGGATTCGACAACACCTATCTGTGTGACTTCCTGCATCCGCCGCTGACGACAGTTGCCACGCCGCGCACCGACCTGGCGCGCAGCGTGCTGAAGATGCTGAATGCTTACATTGACGGGAAAGAGCAGGCCCACGAGTCCATGCTGTCGGCCAGCATTGTGCTGCGCGAGTCCACGGCAAAGCCGCCGGTGAGCTAG
- a CDS encoding capsule assembly Wzi family protein codes for MFSVITAFAQQSQPHLLLPEDDSDSELSYTDAYGSTNVPMDSWIYPALERLANLGFIDHQSVSIRPWTRVECLRQLKEAEGNFLGEMADSPMYPEAERLLSDLRREFEYSPLAPSAEVESVYARVGTIAGPALTDGFHFGQTWWNDYGRPLGRGSSVIAGYSVRAHRGRFFFYDRQELQYGPGKAAVTKVMSDLFQQIDMLQYTSSIPNAFPVAPASPAGVRQRPIELYAGVAFAGAQLSFGKQQIFWGPTKSGPFSFSSNAEPTYNLRLVATRPHYVPFLGHAVTYRYDIVFGKLSGHKFPARPYFNGQKLELTFGRNFEMSATRWSLLWGVGHPMTLRSLKDNFFSANSTGDTFDYGERSDPGDRKSGFDFRWHVPGIERYVTIYADGYADDEPIPMDAPRRTAWSPGIYFSQMPYLHSVDLRFEVASSMAMSQDEGSNRFFINNQYRDANTNKGFLLGNAVGRNARSYEVSSTYWRSARTSYTAAFRHVQGGRMLPGSHSISDLSFTGNFALSREWSLTAFAQYERWLIPVLNPGAQRNGSAWISLTWNPQSEKLISRRK; via the coding sequence GTGTTTTCTGTTATCACTGCTTTTGCGCAACAGTCACAGCCCCATCTCTTGCTGCCGGAGGATGATTCGGACAGTGAACTCTCTTATACAGATGCTTATGGATCAACCAACGTTCCCATGGATAGTTGGATCTATCCGGCCCTGGAGCGTCTTGCAAATCTTGGATTCATCGATCATCAGAGCGTCTCAATCCGTCCATGGACCAGAGTAGAGTGTCTGCGGCAACTGAAGGAGGCGGAGGGCAACTTTCTTGGTGAAATGGCTGACAGCCCGATGTATCCGGAGGCGGAGCGTCTTCTATCTGATCTGCGACGAGAGTTTGAATACTCTCCGTTAGCTCCATCAGCGGAGGTCGAATCAGTTTATGCGCGTGTCGGCACCATCGCTGGGCCAGCCCTTACGGACGGTTTTCATTTCGGGCAGACATGGTGGAATGACTATGGCCGCCCACTGGGGCGGGGAAGCAGTGTGATTGCCGGCTATTCTGTACGTGCGCACCGTGGCCGGTTCTTCTTTTATGACCGCCAGGAATTGCAGTATGGTCCGGGTAAAGCTGCAGTCACGAAGGTGATGTCGGATCTGTTTCAGCAGATTGACATGCTGCAATATACGTCCTCAATTCCAAACGCATTTCCGGTGGCTCCTGCATCACCGGCCGGAGTGCGACAGCGGCCTATCGAACTCTATGCGGGGGTAGCATTCGCAGGAGCTCAGTTGTCGTTCGGAAAGCAGCAAATTTTTTGGGGACCAACCAAGTCGGGACCGTTCTCGTTTTCCAGTAATGCGGAACCTACCTACAACCTTAGGCTCGTAGCTACGCGGCCGCATTACGTCCCCTTTCTTGGCCATGCGGTTACATACCGGTATGACATTGTGTTTGGAAAACTCTCCGGCCACAAATTTCCCGCACGTCCGTACTTCAATGGACAGAAGTTGGAACTCACGTTCGGTAGAAATTTTGAGATGAGTGCGACGCGGTGGTCGCTCTTGTGGGGTGTAGGTCACCCGATGACCCTGCGAAGCCTGAAGGATAACTTCTTCAGTGCCAATTCTACGGGAGATACATTCGATTACGGCGAACGAAGCGACCCAGGTGATCGCAAGAGTGGATTCGACTTTCGCTGGCACGTTCCAGGAATCGAACGTTACGTGACAATTTACGCGGACGGTTATGCCGACGATGAGCCAATTCCGATGGATGCGCCACGGCGCACTGCCTGGAGTCCGGGAATCTACTTCAGCCAGATGCCATACCTGCATTCTGTTGATCTACGGTTCGAGGTGGCCAGCTCCATGGCTATGAGCCAGGATGAAGGCAGCAACCGTTTCTTTATCAACAACCAATATCGCGACGCTAATACCAATAAAGGATTTTTGCTTGGGAATGCTGTCGGACGAAACGCAAGATCCTACGAAGTCAGTTCCACATACTGGCGCTCTGCGCGGACTTCCTACACAGCCGCGTTCCGGCATGTACAGGGTGGTCGTATGTTGCCCGGCAGTCATTCGATCAGTGATCTTTCCTTTACAGGGAATTTCGCCCTTTCGCGTGAATGGAGCCTCACCGCATTTGCTCAATATGAGCGCTGGCTGATCCCTGTGCTAAATCCGGGAGCACAACGAAACGGAAGTGCCTGGATTTCTTTGACCTGGAATCCTCAGTCGGAGAAACTGATTTCCCGTCGTAAATAA